Within Sorangiineae bacterium MSr11367, the genomic segment GACCGTGTCGCGTTCCGTGTCGACCATCGCCTGCAACTTGCGCGCGTCGGCCCGCATTTTCGCGAGATCGCTGCTGCGCAACGTGGCGAGTGGCTGCCCGATGCGCACGTCGTCCCCGACGGCCACGTGCACGCGCAGCACGAACCCGGAAAACGGTACGCGCACCGCGTACGAGCCGTTGGGCGCGAAGGCCACACGCCCAAAGCCTTGCACGATGGCCTCCACGTCGCTCTTCGTCGCCGTGGCGAAGGCCAGCTTCTCGTACAAATCGTGCCGAACGCGGAGTTCGTCTTTCGTGACGATCTCATAAGGGGGAGGTGGAAGGGCGCTGGACGAGGGCGCATGCTCCGCGCCTTGTGCCTTGCATCCCCCAACCGACATCAACCATCCGAAGAGAAAGAAAAACCGGAGCGTGCCGGTCTTTTTTGGACGTGCCACGATGGTATAAAATGTACTCGGCCATGCGGATGGTCGGTGCTTACATGCGTGTAATAGGGATGGCCGCAGTTTCCTATGAACACTATCCCTCTGTCTTTCTAGCCCTCCAGCCGGAGATCTGCCGTGAAAGTATTGATTATCGAAGACGATCCCACGCTTGGTGAATTCCTGGTTCGCGTGGTGGCAGAAGAGGGCGATACGCCGGAGCTTGCGGTCGATATGACGACGGGGCTGGCACGCGCCCGTAGCGCTTCGAACGACGTGATCATCCTCGACTGGATGTTGCCCGACGGCGACGGCCCGACGTTCTGCGATCAGCTCCGGCGTGCGGGGGTGCTCACGCCCATCTTGATGCTCACGGCGCGCGGGGAGGTGGGCGATCGCGTCACCGGTCTCCAATCCGGGGCGGACGACTATCTGGTGAAGCCGTTCGAGGTGGAGGAGCTGCTCGCGCGCCTCAATGCACTGGTGCGCCGCAGTGCGCAGCTGGCGGAGCTGCGCGTCGGCGAGTTGGTCATCGATCGATTGCGCCGTCGCTGCACCTTGGGCGGCAACGTGCTCGATCTTCGCTCGCGCGAGTACGAGCTGCTCTTGCGCCTGGCCATTGCCCGGAGCGAACCGGTTTCGCGTGCGACCTTGCTCGCCGACGTGTGGAACCTCGGGTTCGACCCCGGCTCGGGCATTCTCGACGTGCACGTGAGCCGCCTGCGCGACAAGCTCGGAACCGACGCGTGGCGCATCGAGACGGTGCGCGGGGTGGGCTACCGGTTGCGTGAGCGCCGCGACGAAGCATGAGCTTTCGAGCGCGGACCACGCTGGTTTTGGCCGCGGTCACTGCGCTCGCCTTGGGCGGGGCCTTCGCGGCCGTCTTGGTGGCCTTCAATGGCTTGCAGCAACGGCAACTCGACGCATCGCTGCTCGCCGTGGCACGCACCGAAGCCGTCGAGGTGCAGCAGCATGCGTTGCGCTTTTCCGATCGGCCCGGGCCGGCGGCAAATGACATCGGCCCGCTGACCAAGTTCGGAATCATCTACCAGGATAGCGGCACGGTGGTCGCGGCGACGTATCCATTCGAGCGGAGCCCGCCCCACCTGGCCGACATTCGGCATCCCAACGCGAAGCCGTTCGACTTCCTCTTCGAGCGCGAGCACATGCGGGGCGTGTTCATGCCCATCCCGCAGCAGGCCAATGCGTTTCTCTTCCTGGCCACGTCGCGCGAAGACTTCGAGGGGGACAAGGCGTACCTTTTTCGCGCCATGCTCGCGGCGGTGGTCGTGGCGGTGGGGTGGGCGTCGCTCATCGCGTATTGGATGAGCGGGCGCCTCACCCGCGATCACCGCAACATCGCAGCGGTCGCGCGAAGCGTGGCCGGGGGCGATCTCACGGCACGCAGCGATGTGCGCTCACCCGATCCCGAGATCGTGCAACTCGGCTCCGACATGAACAACATGGTCGAGCGGCTCGGGGAGCTGGTCAGCTCGCAGCAGCGCTTCATCGCGCACGCCGCCCACGAGCTGCGCTCGCCCCTCACGGCGCTGTACGGTGAACTGCAGCAGGCGTTGCGCAAGGATCGCGAGGCCGTGGCGTACCGCCAGGCCATTCAACAGGCCCTCGAGGCGACGCGGCGTCTCAAGTTGCTCGCGAACGACTTGCTCACCTTGGCCCGCACGAGGCAGGACGCGGGCGAAGGGCCCGAGGCGATCGCGCTCGAGCGCATGGTCGAGGATGCGCGCAAGCTGGTCGCCGATCTCGCCACGTCCCGGGCGGTCTCTTTGGACATCCACCTCGCGAAGGCCACGGTGTCGCACCGGCACGGCGACGTGACGCGCCTGTTCCGCAATTTGCTGGAGAACGCCATCATGCACTCGCCCTCGGGCGGTGTCGTGCGCGTGGAGTGCGAGCACCACGGCTCCATGCTCCACACGTGGATCGTCGATCAGGGCCCGGGCATCGACGAGGTCGATCGCGAGCGCATCTTCGAGCCGTTCTTCCGCGCGCCCCACGCGGTGAAGACGCGCGACGGCTCGGGCCTCGGGTTGGGCATCGCCCGCGAGATCGCCCGCGCCCACGGAGGCGATGTGCAGCTCGACACGACCTCGTCCCTTCCGGGTGCCCGGTTTCTCGTGGTGCTTCCTGCGTCGTAAAAATACGGTGCCCAGCGGCTGTGGTTAGTACTTACTGACCTAGTGCCTGAGCTTTTGGGACGAATATGTTTGAGGCGCTTCCGTCTCTCGTCGTATGAACCGGTCGCAGAATGCAAAATCGAGGGCAGATGAGGCCTATGAGGGCCGCTAGGCCCGAATGAACCGGTCGCAGAATGCAAAATCGAGGGCAGATGAGGCCTATGAGGGCCGCTAGGCCCGAATGAACCGCGACTGGATTGACCCTGCTTTGCAGCGCCTCGAAAGACGTCTCTAAGGGCAATAAGGAGTCATTATTCATGCGACGAACGATTCTTGGTCTCGGCATGGTTGCCGGTGCACTTCTCGCGAGCAGCACCGCTTATGCACAAGGCAAAACGGATCTCGGACAGAAGGGACAATTCATCCTCAGCGCCGACCGGTTGTTGCCGGTGGTGTCCTATGAAAGCGTTAAGACGGACACCAACGGCGGCTCGACGACCGAGTCGAGCGCCCGCATGTCGCTTCTCACTGCGAATTTTAGCCATCGCAGCGTGTTCGACGTGCCGCGTGCCTCGCTCGATTACGCGATCATCGATCATCTCACCATCGGTGGTTCTGTGTTCGTGGCCTTCGATGTAAGCCACAGCCGGACCAACAAGGGCGGCAACCTCACCCAGGACGTTGATCTCAGCAAAGAGTCTTTCTTCGGGTTCGCGCCGCGTGTTGGCTACGTTCTCCCTCTTTCCGCGTCGGTTGCGTTCTGGCCGCGCGGTGGCTTTTCGTACATCCGTCGGAACTTCCAGAGCCCGGACAGCAGCGACGCCGACTTGAGCGCATCCGTCGATCAGTTCGCGCTCGATCTGGAGCCGATGTTCGTGCTTTCGCCGGTGCCACATTTCGGCATCACGGTCGGTGCGAATATCGACATCCCGGTCACCGGTAAGAACAAGACGGACGTGAGGAACGGCAATACCACGACCTCCGTATCCTTCGACTCGACGCAGTTCTACTTGGGCGCGACCGCCGGCATTCTCGGCTACTTCTGATCCGCAAATAAGAAAACGCCCTCGCCAGTCCGGAGAGAGGGGGAAAAAGTACGAGGGGACCCTAGTTAGGTGCGTACCGTTTCCCACCCTCTTCGGAGCGACGAGGGCGTCGTTGCTTCTATTCGGTGGCGTCGATTTCGAGCGAGATCGCCGTCGCGTGGATCGTCGCGGCGAGGCGCACGGCGTCGTGGACTTGGTCTTCGCTGAGACCGTGTTCCAACACCGTCTTTTCGTGGGCTTGCACGCACATCTCGCATCCGTGGATGGCGCTGACGGCGAGCGAGAACAGCTCCAGATCGGCCTTGTTGGTCGCGGGGGCGGCCAGGCGGTTCATGCGAAGACGTGCCGGCTTGTCCGAATAACTCTGCTTACCGATCATATGACGGAATCGGTAATAGACGTTGTTCATGGCCATGAGGGCCGCGGCAGCCTTCGCGTCTTCGACGACCTTGGCATCGATCACGCTGGCGGAGTCCGAAACGAGGGCCGCGCGAAGGCGCGGACTGCGGGCTGCGATCGCCGAGGCAATCGCGATGCCCCATTTCTGCTCCGTGGTCAGCGAGCTGGTACCCGTGAGGGTCGACTGCAAATTGAGCCGGATGTCTTTCGCCGCCTCCGGGATCAGCGCGCGAAGCGCCTCGGTGGCGGGAATGTCCGTGCTCACGCAGCCTCCAGCGTGGGGTCGCCCTTCTTCCAGTTGCAGGGGCAAAGCTCGTCGGTCTGCAGTGCGTCGAGCGTGCGCAGAACCTCTTCGACGTTGCGGCCGACGGACAGGTCGTGAACGCTGGCGAAGCGGATGATGCCTTCCGGGTCGACGATGAACGTGGCGCGGAGCGCGACGCCGTCGGTCTTGTGGAGGATGCCGAGGGCGGCCGAGAGCTCGTGCTTGATGTCCGCGAGCATGGGGAAGGTCAGGTTCTTCAGGTCGGCGTGGTTGTTGCGCCAGGCCAAGTGCACGTACTGGCTGTCGATGCTCGCACCGAGAACCTCGGCATCGCGGTCGCGGAAGTCCTGCGCGCGCTTGCCGAACTCGGCGATCTCCGTCGGGCAGACGAACGTGAAGTCGAGGGGCCAGAAGAAGAGCACCTTCCACTTGCCGGGGTAGCTCGCCGAGGTGATCTCTTGAAACTCTTTGCCGTGTTCGCGGCTAACCACAGCGTTGAGCTTGAACTCCGGAAGCTTGTCTCCAACGGTCAACATAGCGATAGATCTCCTTGAATTCCTTTAGGATTCCTTGGTGACGTCTTAGATTTAGACATAGTCTAATAATAGTTTTCAACTCGTCAAGAAGCTTCGACGCAGAGCGCGAAATGGCACCGAGGCGTCATGAGAGAGGGCGGAACGAACCTTGCTCAGGCCGCTGCTAGGAGGTGACCTTTGGTGAGAGTCTTCGCGGCGGCAGGGTTCGTGGGCTTGGCGTTGGTGTGCGGTGCCGGGTGCAATTCCTCGGACGATGACGCGGCGAGTGGGAGCGATCGGCTCGCAACCGCGCAAGATGCAACGAACTTCTGCGACCGTACGCTCGGCGTGCTCGCCGGTGCCATCGACGCGTGCTGTACGGCGGCCGACAAGACCACGTCCGAGTACGGCCTGGTCAACGGCATCGTCGTGGCGCTGGCACCGAAGTGCGCGGACGCGGTGCAGCGCTCGACGGGCAAGCAGCGCATCCTCCTTCACCCCGGCGAGGCGGAGTCCTGCTACGCCGCGTACGCGGCCCGCTTGGGCGGCGGTGAGAAGTGCGCGAACCTCACGATGACGTTCAGCGATCCGTCGGGCACGTCGTGCCGCAAGGCGTTCTCCGGCGTTCGAGCCGCGGGGCAACTCTGTGCCGGCGACCATGAGTGCAACGAGGGGCTCACCTGCGTCGGAGCCACCGCCTCGGCCGATGGTATGTGCCAACCTCCGCCTCCCTTGGGGGCGCCATGCGGATCGTCGTCGGGGAGTCTCTCGCTCGAGTTCGGATCGCACCCCGCGTGCGAAGGGGGTGCCCGCTGCTCGAACGGCACCTGCATCCCGCGCGCGGCCGCAGGGGAACGCTGCGTGGTGAGCGACGACGCGCACACCGAGTGCGCCGAGGGGCTGCATTGCCGCTCGGGAACGTGCAGCTCGGAGGGCCGCTCGGGTCCGGGCGGCGCCTGCCGTTCGGGGGCGGACTGCAATCCCGGTTACTACTGTGATGTATCCGCCGGTGCACAGGGCACGTGCGCCGAACTGAAGG encodes:
- a CDS encoding response regulator transcription factor encodes the protein MKVLIIEDDPTLGEFLVRVVAEEGDTPELAVDMTTGLARARSASNDVIILDWMLPDGDGPTFCDQLRRAGVLTPILMLTARGEVGDRVTGLQSGADDYLVKPFEVEELLARLNALVRRSAQLAELRVGELVIDRLRRRCTLGGNVLDLRSREYELLLRLAIARSEPVSRATLLADVWNLGFDPGSGILDVHVSRLRDKLGTDAWRIETVRGVGYRLRERRDEA
- a CDS encoding HAMP domain-containing histidine kinase, with translation MSFRARTTLVLAAVTALALGGAFAAVLVAFNGLQQRQLDASLLAVARTEAVEVQQHALRFSDRPGPAANDIGPLTKFGIIYQDSGTVVAATYPFERSPPHLADIRHPNAKPFDFLFEREHMRGVFMPIPQQANAFLFLATSREDFEGDKAYLFRAMLAAVVVAVGWASLIAYWMSGRLTRDHRNIAAVARSVAGGDLTARSDVRSPDPEIVQLGSDMNNMVERLGELVSSQQRFIAHAAHELRSPLTALYGELQQALRKDREAVAYRQAIQQALEATRRLKLLANDLLTLARTRQDAGEGPEAIALERMVEDARKLVADLATSRAVSLDIHLAKATVSHRHGDVTRLFRNLLENAIMHSPSGGVVRVECEHHGSMLHTWIVDQGPGIDEVDRERIFEPFFRAPHAVKTRDGSGLGLGIAREIARAHGGDVQLDTTSSLPGARFLVVLPAS
- a CDS encoding carboxymuconolactone decarboxylase family protein, with the protein product MPATEALRALIPEAAKDIRLNLQSTLTGTSSLTTEQKWGIAIASAIAARSPRLRAALVSDSASVIDAKVVEDAKAAAALMAMNNVYYRFRHMIGKQSYSDKPARLRMNRLAAPATNKADLELFSLAVSAIHGCEMCVQAHEKTVLEHGLSEDQVHDAVRLAATIHATAISLEIDATE
- a CDS encoding peroxiredoxin translates to MAMLTVGDKLPEFKLNAVVSREHGKEFQEITSASYPGKWKVLFFWPLDFTFVCPTEIAEFGKRAQDFRDRDAEVLGASIDSQYVHLAWRNNHADLKNLTFPMLADIKHELSAALGILHKTDGVALRATFIVDPEGIIRFASVHDLSVGRNVEEVLRTLDALQTDELCPCNWKKGDPTLEAA